One Primulina huaijiensis isolate GDHJ02 unplaced genomic scaffold, ASM1229523v2 scaffold34775, whole genome shotgun sequence genomic window, TGTAAATTATCCAGCATTTGGTTGAGAATTTgttgggtgtgtgtgtgtgtgtgtgtgtgtgtgtgtgtgtgaagtgACGATGCTTTTCGTGAGATGTTTGAGTTTCTAATTGGTGGAAATGGAAGATTTTGATTGCTTTTTTGAATGCTTTTATCCTCTGCAGATGTGACTGTGGCACGCTTTTTATTCAAACTTTCCACTGATTTTGTCTGTAATTTCATGTTTGTTTGGTTGCTAAAAGTTTGAATCTTTTaaccatttttatattttgtattcgTTTTTTAATCTGTGTTCCCTTTTGTCTTGTTATTCACCCCCTCACGTGATTGGTTACGTCAgaacaagaaaattttcaaatttctgtTTGAAgatcaatatttaattatctatcactGTGTTATTAACTTGTATGATTTCCTCCCTACCCTTTCCTTCCCTCATCAGTCATCAGTTTCTGTAAAGCAAACTCAACTGCTGTACATTTTCTGTAAGAAGATTAGATTGTGACACCATTTTCTGCTTCTGATTTTGAAGTCCTGAAATGGGAAAGGCAGCAAAGTGGTTGAAGGGGTTGCTTGGAATGAAGAAAGGCAAAGAAAACGTGGGGAACAACTCGAATTATGTTGAGAAAAAGGAGAAGAAAAGGTGGAGTTTCCCTGCAAAGTCCAGCAAGGTTTCGGGTGGACTAAGTCAGATTCCGGTTACTAATCCGGCCACCGATTCGGCATGGCTGAGTTCTTATATGGCTGAGACAAACAAGGAACAGAACAAGCACGCAATTGCCGTGGCTGCTGCCACAGCAGCCGCTGCTGATGCGGCTGTCGCAGCTGCGCAGGCGGCGGTGGCGGTTGTGAGGCTCACAAGCCAAGGGAGAGGAGCATTGATTGGTGGTGGTATGGAGAGGTTGGCCGCTGTAAAGATCCAGAGAGTTTTCCGTGGTTATTTGGTAAGTGGTATTATTTTGAAACTGGATACATTTTTGGGCGGACTCGCTAGAAATTTAAACTTCGATGAGCACTTCAAACATTAGTGCCATTTTTTATTTGCTTTACGTTTTCCCAGCTGATCTGAAATTGGTTCCATTCCAGGCCAGAAAATGCCTCAGAGCTCTAAAAGGACTAGTGAAATTTCAAGCCATTGTTAGAGGCTACCTCGTAAGAAAACGGGCCGCAGCAACTCTACACAGCATGCAAGCTCTCGTTCGGGCTCAGGCTTGCGCCCGGTACCAGAGGGCCTGTCGCTCCACCATCAGCGATCAAAGATTCATTCCTGAATTGAGATCAAGAAAATCCATGGTATGGATATGAATTATGATTCGTAAACACTTCGACGGATTGCCTAATTTAATTGATCCGTTATATTtactttttcctttgttgaattgcAGGACAGGTTTGATAGTACTAGGAGTGAGTTCCCGAGCAAGAGGCTATCGTCCTTTTACGACCAGTCGTTCGATGAAAGCCCAAAGATAGTTGAAATCGATACCTACAAGCCAAAATCAAGATCAAGAAGATTCAACAACACTTGCATGTCAGAATATGGAGATCAAGATGATTACTACCAAGTGATATCATCGCCTCGTGTAACCCCAGCCCGTTTGTCGATCCCAAGTTGTCGGCACAATCAAGACATGGACTGGGGCGTTGGTTCCGAATTTTACAAGTATGCAACTGCACAAAACACTCCAAGATACACAAACTCAGGCCATACAAATTCTCCTGCCAAGCCAGCAAGTAGTATCTATGGAGATGGATTCTTTAGGCCATATTCAAACTACCCTAGCTTTATGGAAAATACGCAGTCGTTTACGGCGAAACTGAGGTCCCAAAGCGCCCCTAAGCACAGG contains:
- the LOC140968262 gene encoding protein IQ-domain 26-like, with the protein product MGKAAKWLKGLLGMKKGKENVGNNSNYVEKKEKKRWSFPAKSSKVSGGLSQIPVTNPATDSAWLSSYMAETNKEQNKHAIAVAAATAAAADAAVAAAQAAVAVVRLTSQGRGALIGGGMERLAAVKIQRVFRGYLARKCLRALKGLVKFQAIVRGYLVRKRAAATLHSMQALVRAQACARYQRACRSTISDQRFIPELRSRKSMDRFDSTRSEFPSKRLSSFYDQSFDESPKIVEIDTYKPKSRSRRFNNTCMSEYGDQDDYYQVISSPRVTPARLSIPSCRHNQDMDWGVGSEFYKYATAQNTPRYTNSGHTNSPAKPASSIYGDGFFRPYSNYPSFMENTQSFTAKLRSQSAPKHRPEYDLKKRLSLNDIMASRSSFSGVRMQKPFPRVQEDFEF